The following are encoded together in the Cicer arietinum cultivar CDC Frontier isolate Library 1 chromosome 2, Cicar.CDCFrontier_v2.0, whole genome shotgun sequence genome:
- the LOC101498888 gene encoding pyruvate kinase, cytosolic isozyme, which translates to MANIDIEGILKQLPNDGRIPKTKIVCTLGPASRSVEMIEKLLKAGMNVARFNFSHGTHDYHQETLNNLKSAMQATGILCAVMLDTKGPEIRTGFLKDGKPIQLKEGQEITITTDYDIKGDQEMISMSYKKLPFHLKPGNTILCADGTISLTVLSCDPDAGTVRCRCENTSMLGERKNVNLPGVIVELPTLTDKDKEDILQWGVPNNIDMIALSFVRKGSDLVNVRKVLGPHAKHIQLMSKVENQEGVMNFDEILRETDAFMVARGDLGMEIPVEKIFLAQKMMIYKCNLVGKPVVTATQMLESMIKSPRPTRAEATDVANAVLDGTDCVMLSGESAAGAYPELAVKIMARICIEAESSLDYGAIFKEMIRSTPLPMSPLESLASSAVRTAYKARAKLIVVLTRGGSTAKLVAKYRPAVPILSVVVPVLTTDSFDWTCSDETPARHSLIYRGLIPILAEGSAKATDAESTDAILEAALKSATQKGLCKPGDAVVALHRIGAASVIKICIVK; encoded by the exons ATGGCGAACATAGACATTGAAGGGATCTTGAAGCAGCTGCCTAACGATGGCCGTATTCCAAAGACCAAAATCGTGTGTACTTTGGGTCCAGCTTCTCGATCTGTTGAGATGATTGAAAAGCTTCTTAAAGCTGGGATGAATGTTGCTCGTTTCAATTTTTCTCACGGTACTCATGATTATCATCAGGAAACCCTCAACAATCTCAAGTCTGCTATGCAAGCTACTGGTATTCTCTGTGCCGTCATGCTCGACACTAAG GGACCTGAGATTAGGACTGGCTTTCTTAAAGATGGAAAACCTATTCAACTCAAAGAAGGACAAGAAATCACCATAACTACTGATTATGATATTAAAGGGGATCAGGAGATGATATCAATGAGTTACAAGAAACTGCCTTTCCACTTGAAGCCTGGAAATACCATACTATGCGCTGATGGAACAATCTCCCTTACTGTATTGTCCTGTGATCCAGATGCCGGTACTGTTAGGTGTCGCTGTGAAAACACTTCAATGTTGGGTGAGAGGAAAAATGTAAATCTTCCTGGTGTTATTGTGGAACTTCCCACTCTTACTGACAAGGATAAGGAAGATATTCTTCAATGGGGTGTCCCTAACAATATTGATATGATTGCTCTTTCATTTGTTCGTAAGGGCTCAGATCTTGTTAATGTCCGCAAGGTTCTGGGGCCACATGCAAAGCATATTCAGTTGATGTCAAAG GTCGAGAATCAAGAGGGAGTCATGAACTTTGATGAGATCCTGCGTGAGACTGATGCATTCATGGTGGCACGTGGGGATCTTGGAATGGAGATCCCAGTTGAGAAGATTTTTCTTGCACAGAAAATGATGATATATAAGTGTAATCTTGTTGGCAAGCCTGTGGTGACTGCTACCCAGATGCTTGAATCCATGATCAAGTCTCCGCGGCCAACCCGAGCTGAAGCAACTGATGTAGCTAATGCAGTTCTTGATGGAACAGATTGTGTCATGCTTAGTGGTGAAAGTGCTGCCGGAGCTTATCCTGAACTTGCTGTGAAAATCATGGCTCGCATTTGTATTGAAGCAGAATCATCCCTGGACTACGGTGCTATCTTCAAAGAGATGATAAGGTCGACTCCATTGCCTATGAGTCCATTGGAAAGCCTTGCATCCTCTGCTGTACGCACAGCCTACAAGGCTAGAGCAAAACTCATCGTCGTACTGACGCGCGGTGGGAGTACAGCCAAGTTAGTTGCTAAGTATAGGCCAGCAGTTCCAATCTTGTCTGTGGTTGTTCCAGTTTTGACCACAGACTCATTTGATTGGACCTGCAGTGATGAGACGCCAGCAAGGCACAGCTTAATATACAGGGGTTTGATTCCAATATTGGCTGAAGGATCTGCCAAAGCTACTGATGCAGAATCTACAGATGCAATTCTGGAAGCTGCTCTGAAGTCAGCAACACAAAAGGGGCTTTGTAAACCTGGTGATGCGGTTGTTGCTCTGCATCGTATTGGAGCTGCCTCTGTTATAAAGATCTGCATAGTGAAGTGA
- the LOC101499211 gene encoding uncharacterized protein — MSMACGCWHYYNRPPQLLLKSSLRLSSSSSSSSTVFCLSSKSKDDDEIDKSEAPIKGSGTTARGRRLLRIRQDKLQREYDRLHNYPAWAKVLEDACKNDTELRAVLGDSIGNPELMRNRVEDRIRKKGKDFRRSKTGSVVASKVTFRDFNPLDSYIWFELYGSPSDRDVNLIGSVIQAWYVMGRLGAYNSSNLQMSNSSMDHDPLYDADKGSKVMPSSFHDISDIEFQDNWGRVWVDLGTADYFAIDVLLNCLTVLSSEYLGIQQIVFGGRCMGDWEEGMTNPEYGYKYFKI; from the exons ATGAGCATGGCGTGTGGATGTTGGCACTACTACAACCGTCCCCCGCAGTTACTGTTAAAATCCTCCTTGcgtctttcttcttcttcttcttcttcttcaactgTGTTTTGTCTCTCCTCAAAATCCAAAGATGATGATGAAATTGATAAATCCGAAGCTCCGATTAAAGGTTCTGGAACCACCGCCAGAGGTCGCAGATTGCTCAGAATTCGCCAAGACAAACTCCAACGGGAATACGACCGGCTTCACAATTACCCTGCTTGGGCTAA AGTCCTTGAAGATGCTTGCAAAAACGATACTGAACTACGGGCTGTCCTTGGAGATAGTATCGGCAACCCGGAACTCATGAGGAACCGCGTGGAAGATAGAATTCGAAAGAAGGGTAAAGACTTTCGTAGGTCCAAAACTGGATCTGTTGTTGCTTCCAAAGTCACCTTTAGAGA CTTCAATCCACTTGATTCCTACATCTGGTTTGAACTCTATGGATCACCATCTGATCGCGATGTTAATCTAATTGGCAGT GTCATTCAAGCATGGTATGTCATGGGTCGCCTTGGTGCCTACAATTCTTCAAATTTGCAG ATGTCAAATTCGTCAATGGACCATGATCCTCTCTATGATGCAGATAAGGGTTCCAAAGTGATGCCCTCATCTTTCCATGATATTAGTGACATTGAGTTCCAAGATAATTGGGGACGTGTTTG GGTGGACCTCGGTACGGCTGATTATTTTGCCATTGATGTGCTTCTCAACTGCCTAACTGTTTTAAGTTCGGA ATATCTTGGTATCCAACAAATTGTTTTTGGTGGTCGGTGCATGGGTGATTGGGAAGAGGGGATGACAAACCCTGAGTATGGTTACAAGTACTTCAAGATATAA
- the LOC101499529 gene encoding katanin p80 WD40 repeat-containing subunit B1 homolog KTN80.3 isoform X1 produces the protein MTTKRAYKLQEFVAHASAVNCLKIGRKSSRVLVTGGEDHKVNLWAIGKPNAILSLSGHSSGIDSVNFDSSEVLVAAGAASGTIKLWDLEEAKIVRTLTGHRSNCTSVDFHPFGEFFASGSLDTNLKIWDIRKKGCIHTYKGHTRGVNAIRFTPDGRWVVSGGEDNTVKLWDLTAGKLLHDFKCHEGQIQCIDFHPSEFLLATGSADRTVKFWDLETFELIGSTGPETTGVRSLTFSPDGRTLLCGLHESLKVFSWEPIRSHDMVDVGWSRLSDLNVHEGKLLGCSYNQSCVGVWVVDISRIEPYALNTMNQLNGHSESKSSTGNTTVLNEITTKARLSVSQNPDPLLKETRSLGRLSVSQDSDPLKEGKYLASTGSAPSTPQRINLNSGSRTVSGGSTTVFNPTSQKRSSLKSHTTSNVPLIGKSDIIPIIVPRTSMRSDPVADSRKDVGVTGNTMPLSMQSKAVDVRKYPNSRDDVDKPPFSPVAEFAASKCSEFADKNNLPASVSSTQDEGGVQKLNRGRMRSVLNLERRDRSLNFEEPRHRISHGRTPSVHALPFSGRTNSISTEKATFSASDEDTIADLMEQHDEFTSSMHGRSSKLQAVFRCWERNDVTGVLGTMAKMGDHTVIADVVSIIMEKMDIVTLDLCTGLLPLLSDLLQSETDRHLSISVEMLLNLVRIFGSVIYSTLSAKPSVGVDIEAENRLERCNLCFVELEKVKRFLPSLMRRGGSIAKFAHELNLALQDVS, from the exons ATGACTACCAAGCGCGCTTATAAGCTGC AGGAATTTGTAGCACATGCTTCTGCTGTCAATTGCCTCAAGATTGGCCGCAAATCTTCTAGGGTTCTTGTTACTGGTGGGGAAGACCACAAGGTCAATCTTTGGGCTATTGGTAAACCTAATGCTATCCTG AGTCTATCAGGACACTCAAGTGGAATAGATTCTGTAAACTTTGATTCCTCTGAAGTGTTGGTAGCTGCTGGAGCTGCAAGTGGTACTATTAAACTTTGGGACTTAGAGGAGGCAAAGA TTGTTCGTACCCTTACTGGTCATAGGTCCAACTGTACATCAGTGGACTTCCATCCTTTTGGAGAGTTCTTTGCATCTGGTTCTCTAGACACTAATCTTAAGATATGGGACATCAGAAAGAAGGGTTGTATTCATACGTACAAGGGCCACACTAGAGGGGTAAATGCAATTAGGTTTACCCCAGATGGACGCTGGGTTGTGTCAGGTGGAGAAGACAATACTGTGAAG TTGTGGGATTTGACTGCGGGAAAACTCTTGCACGATTTCAAGTGTCATGAGGGCCAGATCCAGTGTATAGATTTTCACCCCAGTGAGTTTCTACTAGCAACAG GCTCTGCTGATAGGACAGTTAAAttttgggatcttgaaactttTGAGCTTATTGGTTCAACCGGTCCCGAG ACAACTGGAGTACGTTCTCTTACTTTCAGTCCTGATGGGAGGACCCTACTTTGTGGTTTACATGAGAGTTTGAAG GTTTTCTCTTGGGAGCCTATAAGATCCCATGATATGGTAGATGTGGGTTGGTCTAGATTGTCAGATCTTAATGTTCATGAAGGGAAACTTCTTGGCTGCTCATACAATCAAAGTTGTGTTGGAGTCTGGGTCGTGGACATCTCG CGTATAGAACCATATGCACTTAATACTATGAACCAACTAAATGGTCATTCAGAATCTAAATCCTCAACTGGAAATACAACTGTACTGAACGAGATCACAACTAAGGCTAGGCTATCTGTTTCACAAAACCCAGATCCATTATTGAAGGAAACAAGATCTCTTGGAAGGTTGTCAGTTTCTCAAGATTCAGACCCCTTGAAGGAAGGAAAATATTTGGCAT CCACGGGAAGTGCACCAAGTACTCCACAAAGGATAAATTTGAATTCAGGTTCAAGAACAGTATCTGGTGGTTCAACAACAGTGTTTAATCCAACATCTCAGAAAAGGAGTTCCTTGAAATCACATACAACATCAAATGTTCCACTTATTGGCAAATCAGATATTATACCTATAATTGTCCCCAGAACTAGCATGAGGTCAGATCCTGTAGCCGATTCTAGAAAAGACGTTGGTGTTACTGGAAATACAATGCCATTATCAATGCAATCAAAGGCAGTGGATGTACGTAAATATCCGAACAGCAGAGATGATGTGGATAAGCCACCTTTCTCTCCTGTAGCAGAATTTGCAGCTTCTAAGTGTAGTGAATTTGCAGACAAAAATAATTTGCCTGCTTCTGTAAGCTCAACTCAAG ATGAAGGTGGGGTCCAGAAACTGAACCGAG GGAGAATGCGCTCAGTTCTCAATTTGGAAAGGAGGGACCGCTCTCTTAATTTTGAGGAACCTAGACACAGAATTTCTCATGGAAGAACACCATCAGTTCATGCGCTTCCTTTCAGTGGG AGAACCAATTCCATATCAACTGAGAAGGCCACATTTTCTGCTAGCGATGAAGATACTATTGCTGATTTGATGGAACAACATGATGAATTTACCAGTTCAATGCATGGACGTTCATCTAAGTTGCAG GCGGTCTTCAGATGTTGGGAAAGAAATGATGTTACAGGGGTCCTTGGCACAATGGCAAAGATGGGTGATCATACT GTGATTGCTGATGTTGTTAGCATTATAATGGAGAAAATGGATATTGTCACACTTGACCTATGTACGGGTCTTTTGCCTCTTCTAAGTGACCTTTTACAAAGTGAAACGGATAG GCATCTATCTATATCCGTGGAAATGTTATTGAACCTGGTCAGAATATTTGGTTCAGTAATCTATTCAACCCTATCAGCTAAACCCTCTGTTGGTGTTGATATCGAAGCAGAGAATAG ACTAGAGCGTTGCAACCTCTGCTTTGTCGAGCTTGAAAAAGTCAAACGTTTTCTACCTTCTCTAATGAG AAGAGGAGGATCAATTGCAAAATTTGCACATGAGTTGAATCTGGCACTTCAGGATGTTTCATGA
- the LOC101499529 gene encoding katanin p80 WD40 repeat-containing subunit B1 homolog KTN80.3 isoform X2, producing MTTKRAYKLQEFVAHASAVNCLKIGRKSSRVLVTGGEDHKVNLWAIGKPNAILSLSGHSSGIDSVNFDSSEVLVAAGAASGTIKLWDLEEAKIVRTLTGHRSNCTSVDFHPFGEFFASGSLDTNLKIWDIRKKGCIHTYKGHTRGVNAIRFTPDGRWVVSGGEDNTVKLWDLTAGKLLHDFKCHEGQIQCIDFHPSEFLLATGSADRTVKFWDLETFELIGSTGPETTGVRSLTFSPDGRTLLCGLHESLKVFSWEPIRSHDMVDVGWSRLSDLNVHEGKLLGCSYNQSCVGVWVVDISRIEPYALNTMNQLNGHSESKSSTGNTTVLNEITTKARLSVSQNPDPLLKETRSLGRLSVSQDSDPLKEGKYLASTGSAPSTPQRINLNSGSRTVSGGSTTVFNPTSQKRSSLKSHTTSNVPLIGKSDIIPIIVPRTSMRSDPVADSRKDVGVTGNTMPLSMQSKAVDVRKYPNSRDDVDKPPFSPVAEFAASKCSEFADKNNLPASVSSTQDEGGVQKLNRGRMRSVLNLERRDRSLNFEEPRHRISHGRTPSVHALPFSGRTNSISTEKATFSASDEDTIADLMEQHDEFTSSMHGRSSKLQAVFRCWERNDVTGVLGTMAKMGDHTVIADVVSIIMEKMDIVTLDLCTGLLPLLSDLLQSETDRHLSISVEMLLNLVRIFGSVIYSTLSAKPSVGVDIEAENRLERCNLCFVELEKVKRFLPSLMRGGSIAKFAHELNLALQDVS from the exons ATGACTACCAAGCGCGCTTATAAGCTGC AGGAATTTGTAGCACATGCTTCTGCTGTCAATTGCCTCAAGATTGGCCGCAAATCTTCTAGGGTTCTTGTTACTGGTGGGGAAGACCACAAGGTCAATCTTTGGGCTATTGGTAAACCTAATGCTATCCTG AGTCTATCAGGACACTCAAGTGGAATAGATTCTGTAAACTTTGATTCCTCTGAAGTGTTGGTAGCTGCTGGAGCTGCAAGTGGTACTATTAAACTTTGGGACTTAGAGGAGGCAAAGA TTGTTCGTACCCTTACTGGTCATAGGTCCAACTGTACATCAGTGGACTTCCATCCTTTTGGAGAGTTCTTTGCATCTGGTTCTCTAGACACTAATCTTAAGATATGGGACATCAGAAAGAAGGGTTGTATTCATACGTACAAGGGCCACACTAGAGGGGTAAATGCAATTAGGTTTACCCCAGATGGACGCTGGGTTGTGTCAGGTGGAGAAGACAATACTGTGAAG TTGTGGGATTTGACTGCGGGAAAACTCTTGCACGATTTCAAGTGTCATGAGGGCCAGATCCAGTGTATAGATTTTCACCCCAGTGAGTTTCTACTAGCAACAG GCTCTGCTGATAGGACAGTTAAAttttgggatcttgaaactttTGAGCTTATTGGTTCAACCGGTCCCGAG ACAACTGGAGTACGTTCTCTTACTTTCAGTCCTGATGGGAGGACCCTACTTTGTGGTTTACATGAGAGTTTGAAG GTTTTCTCTTGGGAGCCTATAAGATCCCATGATATGGTAGATGTGGGTTGGTCTAGATTGTCAGATCTTAATGTTCATGAAGGGAAACTTCTTGGCTGCTCATACAATCAAAGTTGTGTTGGAGTCTGGGTCGTGGACATCTCG CGTATAGAACCATATGCACTTAATACTATGAACCAACTAAATGGTCATTCAGAATCTAAATCCTCAACTGGAAATACAACTGTACTGAACGAGATCACAACTAAGGCTAGGCTATCTGTTTCACAAAACCCAGATCCATTATTGAAGGAAACAAGATCTCTTGGAAGGTTGTCAGTTTCTCAAGATTCAGACCCCTTGAAGGAAGGAAAATATTTGGCAT CCACGGGAAGTGCACCAAGTACTCCACAAAGGATAAATTTGAATTCAGGTTCAAGAACAGTATCTGGTGGTTCAACAACAGTGTTTAATCCAACATCTCAGAAAAGGAGTTCCTTGAAATCACATACAACATCAAATGTTCCACTTATTGGCAAATCAGATATTATACCTATAATTGTCCCCAGAACTAGCATGAGGTCAGATCCTGTAGCCGATTCTAGAAAAGACGTTGGTGTTACTGGAAATACAATGCCATTATCAATGCAATCAAAGGCAGTGGATGTACGTAAATATCCGAACAGCAGAGATGATGTGGATAAGCCACCTTTCTCTCCTGTAGCAGAATTTGCAGCTTCTAAGTGTAGTGAATTTGCAGACAAAAATAATTTGCCTGCTTCTGTAAGCTCAACTCAAG ATGAAGGTGGGGTCCAGAAACTGAACCGAG GGAGAATGCGCTCAGTTCTCAATTTGGAAAGGAGGGACCGCTCTCTTAATTTTGAGGAACCTAGACACAGAATTTCTCATGGAAGAACACCATCAGTTCATGCGCTTCCTTTCAGTGGG AGAACCAATTCCATATCAACTGAGAAGGCCACATTTTCTGCTAGCGATGAAGATACTATTGCTGATTTGATGGAACAACATGATGAATTTACCAGTTCAATGCATGGACGTTCATCTAAGTTGCAG GCGGTCTTCAGATGTTGGGAAAGAAATGATGTTACAGGGGTCCTTGGCACAATGGCAAAGATGGGTGATCATACT GTGATTGCTGATGTTGTTAGCATTATAATGGAGAAAATGGATATTGTCACACTTGACCTATGTACGGGTCTTTTGCCTCTTCTAAGTGACCTTTTACAAAGTGAAACGGATAG GCATCTATCTATATCCGTGGAAATGTTATTGAACCTGGTCAGAATATTTGGTTCAGTAATCTATTCAACCCTATCAGCTAAACCCTCTGTTGGTGTTGATATCGAAGCAGAGAATAG ACTAGAGCGTTGCAACCTCTGCTTTGTCGAGCTTGAAAAAGTCAAACGTTTTCTACCTTCTCTAATGAG AGGAGGATCAATTGCAAAATTTGCACATGAGTTGAATCTGGCACTTCAGGATGTTTCATGA
- the LOC101500052 gene encoding sphingoid long-chain bases kinase 1, translated as MRDMLKSGSFSRNSTGSSTNNNNNNNNNNNNTKPASARLSSPQQSLRRLGLCSQIATSGEHSSPIVFPEKRGKVKASKKSTDAVRPGGDQDAAKNFEHRIDIGGGAGGGTGDEKSDLLGYVVFSGKLFLDKRRITVNNNNTDAQQKSFDTINQAAVDAKLTSKALLWGSQVLHLDDVISVSYHAGLRHFTVHSYPIKKASCFMKSRRSRKDFRFVASTVEEAIHWVGGFADQHCFVNCLPHPLVSSKKQASSELFQSDTPPELLFRCKTPPKMLVILNPRSGRGRSSKVFHGIVEPIFKLAGFRLEVVKTTSAGHARSLASSVDISTCPDGIICVGGDGIINEVVNGLLSRDNQKEGISIPIGIIPAGSDNSLVWTVLGVRDPVSAAMAIVKGGLTATDVFAVEWIQTNKIHFGLTVSYYGFVSDVLELSEKYQKRFGPLRYFVAGFFKFLCLPRYSYEIEYLPVSKTEREGKLSGEREVVDISDLYTDIMGRSNKDGMPRASSLSSIDSIMTPSRISGGDLDTCSSTHASTEPSELVRGLDPKSKRLSSGRSNVTAEPEVIHPQLPLSTTPNWPRTRSKSRNDKVWTGLTTTHDTSRWGSATNDREDISSTLSDPGPIWDAEPKWDAEHNWDVENPIELPGPPDDTETGSTKEVVPRFEEKWVVSKGPFLGILVCNHACRTVQSSQVVAPKAEHDDNTLDLILVHGSGRLRLLRFFLLLQMGRHLSLPYVEYVKVKSVRIKSGKHTHNGCGIDGELFALNGQVISSLLPEQCRLIGRFRI; from the exons ATGAGAGATATGCTCAAGAGTGGTAGTTTTTCCCGGAATTCTACTGGCAGCAGtactaacaacaacaacaacaacaacaacaacaacaacaacactaaGCCTGCATCCGCTAGGCTCTCTTCACCTCAACAATCTTTAAGACGTTTGGGATTGTGTTCCCAGATAGCAACTTCTGGGGAACACTCCTCCCCTATTGTCTTCCCCGAAAAACGTGGCAAAGTTAAGGCTTCTAAGAAGAGTACAGATGCCGTTCGTCCGGGCGGTGATCAGGATGCAGCCAAGAATTTTGAGCATAGGATTGACATTGGAGGAGGAGCTGGAGGAGGAACTGGCGATGAGAAGTCTGATTTGTTAGGATATGTTGTGTTCTCTGGAAAGCTTTTTTTGGATAAGAGAAGGATTACTGTAAATAACAACAACACCGATGCTCAACAAAAATCTTTTGATACCATCAATCAAGCTGCTGTCGATGCCAAATTAACAAGCAAGGCTTTACTGTGGGGATCTCAAGTGCTGCACCTCGATGATGTCATCTCG GTATCATATCATGCTGGTCTCAGACATTTTACAGTGCACTCTTATCCTATCAAAAAGGCTTCATGTTTTATGAAATCTCGAAGGAGTCGCAAGGACTTTCGTTTTGTGGCTTCTACTGTAGAAGAGGCCATTCATTGGGTTGGTGGATTTGCCGATCAACACTGTTTTGTTAACTGTCTTCCTCATCCTTTAGTGTCTTCGAAGAAGCAAGCATCCTCAGAATTATTTCAGTCTGATACCCCTCCTGAATTGCTCTTTAGATGCAAAACTCCGCCTAAGATGCTTGTAATTTTAAACCCACGCTCAGGGCGAGGTCGTTCCAGTAAAGTTTTCCATGGCATTGTGGAACCAATATTTAAG CTTGCTGGGTTTAGATTGGAGGTAGTCAAAACAACATCTGCTGGTCATGCCAGAAGTCTTGCATCAAGTGTAGACATCAGCACTTGTCCTGATG GAATCATCTGTGTTGGTGGTGATGGGATAATCAATGAG GTTGTTAATGGTCTCCTTAGTAGAGACAATCAAAAGGAAGGAATATCTATACCTATTGGAATTATACCAGCTGGTTCTGATAATTCACTGGTATGGACTGTTCTTGGAGTTAGAGATCCAGTTTCTGCAGCAATGGCTATTGTGAAG GGGGGCCTTACTGCTACAGATGTCTTTGCTGTTGAATGGATTCAGACTAATAAAATTCACTTTGGATTAACAGTCTCATATTATGGTTTTGTTAGTGATG TGTTGGAACTTTCTGAAAAATATCAGAAGCGCTTTGGCCCACTGCGGTATTTTGTTGCTGGATTTTTCAAGTTCTTATGCTTACCACGATACAGCTATGAAATTGAATATCTTCCAGTATCAAAAACTGAGAGAGAAGGAAAGCTTTCCGGTGAAAGGGAAGTAGTTGACATTTCAGATCTGTATACTGACATCATGGGCAGATCAAATAAGGATGGAATGCCCAGGGCATCTAGTCTTTCAAGTATAGACTCTATAATGACTCCGAGTCGTATATCTGGTGGAGACCTGGATACCTGTAGTAGCACTCATGCTAGTACTGAACCTTCTGAATTGGTGCGTGGCTTAGATCCTAAGTCAAAACGCCTATCATCTGGAAGGAGCAATGTCACAGCAGAGCCAGAAGTCATCCATCCGCAGCTGCCTCTATCAACAACTCCGAACTGGCCAAGGACCAGATCTAAGTCAAGGAATGATAAAGTATGGACTGGATTGACCACCACACATGATACCTCTAGATGGGGAAGTGCAACAAATGACAGAGAGGATATATCATCTACACTGTCTGACCCAGGTCCTATTTGGGACGCTGAGCCAAAATGGGATGCAGAGCATAATTGGGATGTGGAAAACCCAATTGAGTTACCAGGGCCACCGGATGATACAGAAACAGGATCCACAAAGGAGGTTGTGCCTCGTTTCGAAGAAAAATGGGTTGTTTCAAAGGGACCGTTTCTTGGCATTCTGGTTTGCAATCATGCTTGTAGAACTGTTCAGAGCTCTCAGGTGGTTGCTCCCAAAGCTGAGCATGACGATAACACTTTAGATCTGATCTTGGTTCATGGGAGTGGAAGGCTGAGGCTGTTGAGATTTTTCTTACTTCTACAGATGGGTCGACACCTTTCACTGCCATATGTTGAATATGTGAAG GTAAAGTCTGTTAGAATAAAGTCTGGGAAACACACTCACAATGGATGTGGGATTGATGGTGAGCTTTTTGCACTCAACGGACAAGTAATTTCTTCTTTGCTTCCAGAACAGTGCAGGCTTATTGGTCGCTTCCGTATATGA